The stretch of DNA AAGATCTGTCTCCAGACCGGTCAGCGGGATGTCAAGACCTGGTAAGGTTCTTCGCGTTGCTTCGAATTAAACCACATGCTCCACCGCTTGTGCGGGCCCCCGTCAATTCCTTTGAGTTTCAGCCTTGCGGCCGTACTCCCCAGGCGGAGTGCTTAATGCGTTAGCTGCAGCACTGAGGGGCGGAAACCCCCCAACACTTAGCACTCATCGTTTACGGCGTGGACTACCAGGGTATCTAATCCTGTTCGCTCCCCACGCTTTCGCGCCTCAGCGTCAGTTACAGACCAAAGAGCCGCCTTCGCCACTGGTGTTCCTCCACATCTCTACGCATTTCACCGCTACACGTGGAATTCCGCTCTTCTCTTCTGCACTCAAGCCTTCCAGTTTCCAATGACCCTCCACGGTTGAGCCGTGGGCTTTCACATCAGACTTAAAAGGCCGCCTGCGCGCGCTTTACGCCCAATAATTCCGGACAACGCTTGCCACCTACGTATTACCGCGGCTGCTGGCACGTAGTTAGCCGTGGCTTTCTGGCCAGGTACCGTCAAGGTACGGGCAGTTACTCCCGTACTTGTTCTTCCCTGACAACAGAGTTTTACGATCCGAAAACCTTCTTCACTCACGCGGCGTTGCTCCGTCAGACTTTCGTCCATTGCGGAAGATTCCCTACTGCTGCCTCCCGTAGGAGTCTGGGCCGTGTCTCAGTCCCAGTGTGGCCGATCACCCTCTCAGGTCGGCTACGCATCGTCGCCTTGGTGAGCCGTTACCTCACCAACTAGCTAATGCGCCGCGGGTCCATCTGTAAGTGACAGCCGAAGCCGCCTTTCAATCAAGAACCATGCGGTTCTTGATGTTATTCGGTATTAGCCCCGGTTTCCCGGAGTTATCCCAATCTTACAGGCAGGTTACCCACGTGTTACTCACCCGTCCGCCGCTAACTTGAACAGAGCAAGCTCTGTCAAGTCCGCTCGACTTGCATGTATTAGGCACGCCGCCAGCGTTCGTCCTGAGCCAGGATCAAACTCTCCAAAAAAGTTTGACTTGCTCATTTGTTTCCATTAAAACACGGGGTGTTTTTAATGGAAGATAAAAATTAAAACGTTGACGTTTTTATTGATTTTGTTCAGTTTTCAATGTTCAATTCGTTCGCGCCATCTCTGCGACAGCTATAACATCATATCATTAATCACTTTTCAATGTCAACAACTTTTTTAAAGTTTATTTATTTCACACTGACAAGTTATTAACGAAGATACATCACTTTATCATGTCTCTCAATTCTAGTCAATCTTTTTGAAAAGATATTAACCAAAACCATTTAAGATTTTCATGTTTTGACTTACTGTTCAAGCGACGGTATTAAATATAACACTTTTTCTTTTTAAAAGTCAAACCTTTTTAAAAGAAGACTAAAAAAATAACCCTGTTTTTCTTCTCTTCTACTAAAGAAGAGAAGAAAAACAGGGTTAAAAGTTAATTGTACTAAACGGATGCATGAGAATGAGCTTCTTTTCTTCTCTCCCACGCGTGCAGCATTCGGAATACTGGCGGCAGCACGAGGATCACCGCAATAATACGCAAAACTTGAACAGCTACAACAAAAGTCGCATCAGCATTGAGAACGACTGCGGTAGTTGCCATTTCCGCTACGCCGCCTGGCGCAAAAGCCAAAGCAGCCGTCATAAACGCGAGGCCCGTTGCTTTTGACACGATATACGCGCAAACAAACATAGCGCTAATAAACAGAACCGTACTAATAAACGCAATAGCAATGGTCTGCTTTAACCCATAAAACATTTCTTTTCGAAACCTTGATCCAATGGAAGCAGCAATCACAATCTGCGAAAGGATCATAATTTCATGCGGCCAGTAAGCCTGCATATCGTATCCGACCGCAGAAGATGTACCTGCCTGTACAATTGCTGTTGACAGCATGCCTCCCAGCAGCCAGGGAGCAGGAAACTTTAATTTTTTTCCGACATGGTAGCCCGCATACGCTGTTACAGCGAGGACCGCTGTCCAGCCAAAGCTGGTCCATTCAAATACAGAAGGAGCTGTTTGGGCAGCAGAAGCGGCAGATGGGTGGAATACGAGGACCGAAACAACGATAGGGATAATAAAGATAACCAAAAACACACGCATCGTCTGCAAAATGCTGACAACCGCTGTATTAGCCCCTACTTCTTCGGCAATTCCCGGCATAGCCGACAAACCGCCAGGAGCTGTACTGAAAAAGCTTGTCAGCATATCTGTTTTGCTGAATTTCCACAAAACCACACCTGACAGGAGCGAAAATACGATCGAAAGCAGGAGCATAATGATAATAACCGCCCAATCCTTTTGAAAAACAGTAAGAACGGAAAGATTGATTTTTTGACCAAGCTCAATACCTAAAATACATTGACCAGCATAAAGCCAGTATTTCGGAACGCCTTTCTTTCCTAAAACGTTTGGCTTAGTGAAAGAAATAAGCATAGCGGCTAAAAGTGTGCCGAGCATCCAGCCAATCGACAGGCCAGTCATGGAAAGCAGCAGCCCTCCAATAGCGCTTATGGCAATAAACAGCCATTTTGTTTCTTTCATGGGGACTCCTTCTTTCGTCTTGTTCTACTATTTACTATAATAAAAAAAGAGAAATAAATAAAATATCGTTTATCTATACTTAACGATAAATATTGATTATATCTGTAAGGAGACGGTCAAATGGATGAACGCGACTGGCTTATATTACAAACACTGCATGCACATAAAAATATTACAAGCGCCGCGCGGGCGCTTTATATTTCCCAGCCTGCTCTGACAAACCGGCTGAAACAAATGGAAAAAGAGTTTGGCGTGCAGATTGTCACACGTGGAAGGCGCGGTGTACAGTTTACACCGCAGGGAGATTATTTAGCAAAATGTGCAGACGATATGATTCACCGCATGCAGAAAATCAAAGAAAACGTGTTAAATATGGAAAATACGATGTCCGGCACACTTCGTCTTGGTGTCTCAACTTTTTTTACGGATTATAAGCTGCCGGGCCTTTTAAAAATGTTTAAAGAAGAATATCCAAATGTCGAGTTCAAA from Domibacillus sp. DTU_2020_1001157_1_SI_ALB_TIR_016 encodes:
- a CDS encoding AbrB family transcriptional regulator, whose product is MKETKWLFIAISAIGGLLLSMTGLSIGWMLGTLLAAMLISFTKPNVLGKKGVPKYWLYAGQCILGIELGQKINLSVLTVFQKDWAVIIIMLLLSIVFSLLSGVVLWKFSKTDMLTSFFSTAPGGLSAMPGIAEEVGANTAVVSILQTMRVFLVIFIIPIVVSVLVFHPSAASAAQTAPSVFEWTSFGWTAVLAVTAYAGYHVGKKLKFPAPWLLGGMLSTAIVQAGTSSAVGYDMQAYWPHEIMILSQIVIAASIGSRFRKEMFYGLKQTIAIAFISTVLFISAMFVCAYIVSKATGLAFMTAALAFAPGGVAEMATTAVVLNADATFVVAVQVLRIIAVILVLPPVFRMLHAWERRKEAHSHASV